In the Leptospira wolffii serovar Khorat str. Khorat-H2 genome, AGAGACTTCCGAATTCAGATCCACTACTTCCGCGCCGGGAGGGAGGTTACGAAACTTAACCTCTTCTTCTCTTTTGTTTTCGGAAATTCTTACGGACTCTTCCATGTTTTGGCTAACGGAGGAAGAAGAGGAGGAAAGTCCTCCTTGGGAATTTAACGCGAGATCTTCCTGGACCTGACCCCGTTTTCTTCCTACGGAAACGCCCAGAAAGAAGAATGAGAAAAGAAGACCCAATAGAAACAAAGAGAGTAACGTGATTCTCTTATTGTCCAGGTTGATAACGTAGAAAACTTTTTCCTTCATTCTATTCTTCCTCTCAATTTAGCGTACAATTCGACGCATTCCTTCCGCAGGTCTTCCAGATCTCCTGTGTTCCTAACGGTATATTCGGCTCGTTTCGCTTTTTCCTGAAGAGAAAGCTGGCTTTTCGCCCTGGCTTCCGCCTCTTCTCTCGTGATTCCGTCCCGTTTTACGGTCCGATCCAGGGACGTCTCCGGATCGGAAATCACGCAAACGGTGGAATCGCAAAGAGTATAGGAATCCGTCTCGAAGAGCAGGGGAACTTCCCAAACCACCAGAGTCCCTTTTTTTTGGGTCTCTAGGATTCCCAAGAATTCTTTGCGGATTCTTGGGTGGACGGTCTCGTTCAAGGCCTTCAACTTCTCGGGGTTTCCGAAAACCAATCGGGCGATTCTTTTCCGATCCGGCTTATCCGATTCGTCCAGAATTTCCCGACCCAAGGCCTCCACCAATTCGTCTCGGATCGGACTATCCGGGTCGGTGTATTTTCGGGCCAGTTCGTCTGCACTGATCCGAAAGCCTCCCAGTTCCTCGAGGATCTTGGCTACGGTGGATTTGCCTCCGCCGATCATCCCGGTGATTCCGACCAGAAAGGCTCCGTCGGTTCTAGAGGACGAGATCATGGGGAAATCCTACAAAAGAACGGTTTTCGTACAAGCTTTTTAAGAAGATGAGGTCCGATTTAAATCAAATCCAGAAGGGGACCCTAAAAGGCTTACGAATAAATTCACTTTCCAAAACCGCGAGTCGTGATAGAAACGTAGAATGAAATACCTGGAAACTTCTCAAATTATCCCTGCGAAAGGGATGTCCTATACGATGTATGAAATCGAAGGAGAGGACCAGATTCTCCGGATGCTTACTTATATTCCGGACACGGACGAAATTCACACATATCCCAAGCCTCCGGTAAAGAAATTGTATAAGCCGGAGCTATGCAAATCCGTCGAAGATCTGGTATTTACTGAATTATGGAAATTGGGAGAAGAAAGAAAGAGCGGATGATTGGGTTTTGGCTTCGGGCAGAATCGAACTGCCGACACAAGGATTTTCAGTCCTCTGCTCTACCGACTGAGCTACAAAGCCGAACCCAGGACCAAAATACTGGATCAGACCTAGACGTCAATGGAAAATCCTGATCCAGGCTTCGTCTCCCGATTCGATTCTCCCGAAACCGTACTCGCCCGGGAGAGAATGGTTCGGCACCAGATATCCGAGAGAGGAATCCGAGATCGAAGGATCCTGGATGCGCTCCTCAAAATTCCTAGACATCATTTTCTTCCCGAAGAATACAGGGAACATTCCTACGAAGACAAAGCGGTACCGATAGGAGGAGGGCAGACCATTTCCCAACCTTATATCGTTGCGTATCTGGCATCTCAACTCGATATTCGAAAATCGGATTCCGTTTTAGAGATAGGAACCGGGTCCGGGTATCTCACTGCGGTTCTGGATCTACTAGGCGCAAAGATTCTTTCTTTGGAAATACTACCCGATCTGTATCATGCCGCGGTAACCAGATTGGAAGAATGGTCCCCCGGGTTTACGGAAAGGAATCGTGTGGAATGCGGAGATGCTATTCTTATTCTAAAAGAAAAGAAAACGTTTTCTCGCATAGTATCCTCCGCTTGTTTTCCGAAAGAACCGGAAGAGGGGGGATTCGTAAGTTCCTTGCTGGAAGAAGGAGGAATCGCTGCCCTTCCCGTGGAAGCGGAAAAGGGCCAGCAATACCTGCTGACCCTGGAAAAGAAACACGGACTTCTTAGGGAAAACAAAAGACTCTCCGTGAAATTCGTGCCTCTTGTGGGAAGGACGGATCTTCTTTGAGAGGGTTCGGGCGGCCCCCTCGATTTTCTCGGGTCGCGCTGCTGCGGGCTACGCTTTCGCTACGGTCCCGGCAAATTCATATAATGTAAAAATAATATATAAAATGCCGTGACCGCTTCGCGCCCTTCGCATCGCTGCCGCGGGACTTAGATCTCGTGCTTATATCCGAACCTATATTGGGTTCCTCCGAGTACCTGAGGGTAGGCGACGCTAGGAGCGAGACCGCTCATTCCTCCCTCGGATCTGGTATGGGCGATCCCGTATTGGAAGGAAAATAAAGTTTCGGCTTCCATATAAATATGTCCTTTGTCGGAGATTCTTGCCTGAGCTCCTATGAGCCAGTTGGGAGCCACACCGGAAACGTTGAACTGGGTTTTTTCCCAATTCGCGACGGGAG is a window encoding:
- a CDS encoding protein-L-isoaspartate O-methyltransferase family protein, yielding MENPDPGFVSRFDSPETVLARERMVRHQISERGIRDRRILDALLKIPRHHFLPEEYREHSYEDKAVPIGGGQTISQPYIVAYLASQLDIRKSDSVLEIGTGSGYLTAVLDLLGAKILSLEILPDLYHAAVTRLEEWSPGFTERNRVECGDAILILKEKKTFSRIVSSACFPKEPEEGGFVSSLLEEGGIAALPVEAEKGQQYLLTLEKKHGLLRENKRLSVKFVPLVGRTDLL
- the coaE gene encoding dephospho-CoA kinase (Dephospho-CoA kinase (CoaE) performs the final step in coenzyme A biosynthesis.), encoding MISSSRTDGAFLVGITGMIGGGKSTVAKILEELGGFRISADELARKYTDPDSPIRDELVEALGREILDESDKPDRKRIARLVFGNPEKLKALNETVHPRIRKEFLGILETQKKGTLVVWEVPLLFETDSYTLCDSTVCVISDPETSLDRTVKRDGITREEAEARAKSQLSLQEKAKRAEYTVRNTGDLEDLRKECVELYAKLRGRIE